AATTTTATATGCAACAGGAGCTTCTGTACTATAGAATCTGACCTTACAAACTAGCTTACATATAAAACAGTTACTTTGTTCATCTGTCCTAATCTAGAAAAGTGTTGCACCAATGCTTAAGATGTTATTAAAACAGATGAGTTCTCAACACAAGGTTAACAAACCTGAAGCTCCACCCTAGAAATACAAACCCATAATTTGAAAATTGTTTTACCAGAAATAGCTTATGAGCAACTCTTACCAAAGTAGTACTGTAGGGAGTTACAGTGTTGACCAAAAGGAAGACACAGGTTtctcattaaactttttttaatgggtctcaaattctgtgacagatttttggtcaagttgttttcattaaaaagtactgattttaaaaactaataacttAAACTGCCACACACAAAACATATGGTCCACAAaaacattctcctttccttctgaaggTTTTACGATGCATTGTTATCATTAACCAGTCTTTTACTATTAAACTTAAATGGCCAATTGAGACAAACAGTTCTGAGACCGTTCTTCCACCACTGATTAAGACTGGGGTGGCAGGTATTGGGGATAATATTCATTTAGCCTTCTGAGCTTTCTGGGCAGACTTGGTGACCTTGCCAGCTCCAGCTGCCTTCTTGTCCACTGCTTTGATGACACCCACAGCGACTGTCTGTCTCATGTCACGCACAGCAAAACGGCCtatgaaaaacaaacattgtattACCATTAGAGACATTTTTCAAACCTTTAAGTTTACTTCTAAAACTTAAGCTTTAAATTACAGCAGAAAAACATCCTTACCCAGGGGAGGATAATCAGAGAAGCTCTCGACACACATGGGCTTGCCAGGAACCATATCAACGATGGCAGCGTCACCAGATTTCAAGAATTTAGGGCCATCTTCCAGCTTTTTCCCAGAACGACGATCAATCTTCTCCTTCAGCTCAGCAAACTTGCAAGCAATGTGAGCTGTGTGACAATCCAGCACAGGTGCATATCCAGCACTGATTTGGCCTGGATGGTTCAAAATAATCACCTGGAAAAACGACTTGCATTTAGTTGTGTCTCAAAGACCCTTAAAATTATAGCATTAAATAAAAACCTGTCTCTAAGTGTTACCTGAGCTGTGAAGCCAGCAGCTTCCATGGGTGGATCATTTTTGCTGTCACCAGCCACATTGCCACGACGGACATCTTTGACAGACACGTTCTTGACATTAAAGCCCACATTGTCCCCAGGAAGGGCTTCACTCAATGCTTCATGGTGCATTTCTACAGACTTCACTTCAGTTGTTACATTGACTGGAGCAAAGGTGACCACCATGCCAGGTTTGAGAACACCAGTCTCCACACGACCCACAGGGACAGTACCAATACCTAAAATAAACGTTTACAGCACTTAATAAATGCCTCAAACGCAGGCAGAAGGTATTGTACCAACCCAGACAAATTCTAATGGTTTTATTCTACTTACCACCAATTTTATAGACATCCTGGAGAGGCAAACGCAAGGGTTTGTCAGTTGGGCGAGTTGGTGGCAGAATGCAATCCAGAGCTTCAAGCAGGGTGGTTCCACTGGCATTGCCGTCCTTACGGGTGACTTTCCATCCCTTGAACCATGGCATCTAAAACAAGAAAGGCTGTGTTACCATCAAACTAAACCCCCTTACAGAACTTAAGTCTTAAAAACTTGAAAATCACTTACATTAGCACTTGGTTCTAGCATGTTGTCACCATTCCAGCCAGAAATTGGCACAAATGCTACTGTGTCGGGGTTGTAGCCAATTTTCTTAATATAGGTGCTGACTTCCTTAACAATTTCTTCGTATCTCTTCTGGCTATagggtggctcagtggaatcCATTTTGTTAACGCCAACAATTAGTTGTTTCACACCCAGGGTGTAAGCCAAAAGGGCATGCTCACGGGTCTGCCCGTTCTTGGAGATACCGGCTTCAAATTCACCAACACCAGCAGCAACAATCAGGACAGCACAGTCAGCCTTTGAAAGAAAACAAGTCCACATCCTGTTAAACCAAGTTCTTCAAAAGGATTCATGGCTTTGCCAGTGTAAAAACAGACCCAAA
The Bos javanicus breed banteng chromosome 9, ARS-OSU_banteng_1.0, whole genome shotgun sequence genome window above contains:
- the EEF1A1 gene encoding elongation factor 1-alpha 1, coding for MGKEKTHINIVVIGHVDSGKSTTTGHLIYKCGGIDKRTIEKFEKEAAEMGKGSFKYAWVLDKLKAERERGITIDISLWKFETSKYYVTIIDAPGHRDFIKNMITGTSQADCAVLIVAAGVGEFEAGISKNGQTREHALLAYTLGVKQLIVGVNKMDSTEPPYSQKRYEEIVKEVSTYIKKIGYNPDTVAFVPISGWNGDNMLEPSANMPWFKGWKVTRKDGNASGTTLLEALDCILPPTRPTDKPLRLPLQDVYKIGGIGTVPVGRVETGVLKPGMVVTFAPVNVTTEVKSVEMHHEALSEALPGDNVGFNVKNVSVKDVRRGNVAGDSKNDPPMEAAGFTAQVIILNHPGQISAGYAPVLDCHTAHIACKFAELKEKIDRRSGKKLEDGPKFLKSGDAAIVDMVPGKPMCVESFSDYPPLGRFAVRDMRQTVAVGVIKAVDKKAAGAGKVTKSAQKAQKAK